One Endozoicomonas gorgoniicola DNA window includes the following coding sequences:
- the rplA gene encoding 50S ribosomal protein L1, whose amino-acid sequence MAKMSKRAKMIAEKVEATKAYSFEEAANLLKEVSSVKFKESVEVAVNLGVDPRKSDQVVRGSSVLPNGTGKDVRVAVFTQGANAEAATAAGADIVGMDDLAAQVKAGELNFDVVIASPDAMRVVGQLGQILGPRGLMPNPKVGTVTPNVADAVKNAKAGQVRFRTDKNGIVHAGIGKIDFDAASLKQNVEALMAELKKLKPATSKGVYMKKVTLSSTMGPGLTIDIASLEI is encoded by the coding sequence ATGGCGAAGATGTCCAAGCGCGCAAAAATGATTGCTGAGAAGGTTGAAGCGACCAAGGCTTACTCCTTCGAAGAAGCTGCAAACCTTCTGAAAGAAGTTTCCAGCGTTAAATTCAAAGAATCTGTAGAAGTCGCTGTAAATCTGGGTGTGGATCCTCGTAAATCCGACCAGGTTGTACGTGGCTCTTCCGTTCTGCCAAATGGTACCGGTAAAGACGTTCGCGTTGCTGTGTTTACACAGGGTGCTAACGCTGAAGCTGCTACAGCGGCTGGTGCTGACATCGTTGGTATGGACGATCTGGCTGCACAGGTTAAAGCTGGCGAACTGAACTTCGACGTTGTTATTGCTTCTCCGGACGCAATGCGTGTTGTTGGTCAGCTGGGTCAGATCCTGGGTCCACGTGGCCTGATGCCTAACCCTAAGGTAGGTACTGTAACACCTAACGTTGCTGACGCGGTTAAGAACGCTAAAGCTGGTCAGGTTCGTTTCCGTACTGACAAGAACGGTATCGTTCACGCTGGTATCGGCAAGATCGATTTCGATGCGGCTTCTCTGAAGCAAAACGTTGAAGCGCTGATGGCTGAGCTGAAGAAGCTGAAGCCTGCTACCAGCAAAGGCGTTTACATGAAGAAGGTTACCCTGTCCTCTACTATGGGCCCGGGTCTGACCATCGACATTGCATCTCTCGAGATCTAA